A stretch of the Enoplosus armatus isolate fEnoArm2 chromosome 13, fEnoArm2.hap1, whole genome shotgun sequence genome encodes the following:
- the LOC139295306 gene encoding transmembrane 4 L6 family member 1-like — translation MCTGKCSRCIAVTLYPLAVISIICNIVLFFPGGDVKYAKDGHITEEVKYMGGLIGGGLMVLLPALYIHWTGQQGCCGNRCGMFLSIAFAAVGVAGALYSFSVAVLGLQHGPLCKVLLIWTTPFKNNDQNYLTNDTWWGTCTEPKNIVQFNIGLFATLLATSTLQVVLCAIQMINGLFGCLCGTCTDKGPL, via the exons ATGTGTACTGGAAAATGTTCCCGCTGCATTGCTGTTACTCTGTACCCGTTAGCAGTCATATCCATCATCTGTAACATAGTGTTGTTCTTTCCTGGCGGGGACGTCAAGTATGCCAAGGATGGACACATTACTGAGGAGGTGAAATACATGGGGGGCCTCATTGGAGGGGGTTTAATG GTGTTGCTCCCAGCACTGTACATCCACTGGACTGGACAACAGGGGTGCTGTGGGAATCGCTGTGGG ATGTTCTTATCAATTGCATTCGCTGCAGTGGGCGTGGCTGGTGCCCTGTACAGTTTCAGTGTGGCAGTGCTCGGCTTGCAGCATGGGCCCCTCTGCAAAGTGTTGCTGATTTGGACAACACCTTTTAAAAACAA TGACCAGAATTACCTGACGAACGACACATGGTGGGGAACATGCACCGAGCCGAAGAACATTGTGCAGTTCAACATTGGATTGTTTGCCACTCTGCTGGCCACCAGCACTCTGCAGGTGGTTCTCTGTGCCATTCAGATGATCAATGGGCTCTTCGGCTGCCTGTGTGGGACGTGCACTGACAAAGGG cCTCTGTGA
- the slc25a35 gene encoding solute carrier family 25 member 35 isoform X1: MDFVLSGAAACGACLFTNPLEVVKTRMQLQGELQSRGSYQVYYRNVFHAFYTIGKVDGLAGLQKGLAPGLVYQFFMNGVRLGSYAIIESSGYIHTNGRVSAVKTTLAGAVAGVVGAVMGSPVYLGMIQALAAIYRQHGIVGLWRGSSAAVPRVSVGSAAQLSTFSSSKELVIDLQVFSKDSWLVALSAGMISSVVVVMAMTPFDVVSTRLYNQPVDHLGKGQLYKGFADCFSKTLRKEGLMGLYKGLGASYFRLGPHTILSLFFWDELRKLYQEFR, from the exons ATGGATTTCGTGCTGAGCGGAGCGGCGGCGTGCGGAGCGTGTCTGTTCACCAACCCGCTGGAGGTCGTCAAAACGCGAATGCAACTCCAGGGAGAGCTCCAGAGCCGGGGCTCTTACCAGGTTTATTACCGCAACGTGTTCCACGCGTTTTACACCATCGGTAAAGTGGACGGACTGGCCGGCTTACAGAAAGGACTGGCCCCAGGGCTGGTTTATCAGTTTTTTATGAATGGAGTCCGGCTCGGCTCGTACGCCATCATCGAGTCCTCCGGTTACATCCACACTAACGGAAGGGTCAGCGCGGTGAAAACCACGCTAGCAGGGGCTGTGGCTGGAGTGGTGGGAGCCGTGATGGGCAGTCCCGTGTACTTG GGGATGATCCAGGCACTGGCAGCTATCTACAGGCAGCATGGCATTGTGGGACTGTGGAGGGGCTCCAGTGCTGCTGTACCCAGGGTCAGCGTGGGGTCAGCTGCTCAactctccaccttctcctcctccaaggAGCTTGTGATTGACCTACAG GTGTTCTCAAAGGACAGCTGGTTGGTGGCCCTGAGTGCCGGCATGATCAGCAgcgtggtggtggtgatggctATGACACCTTTTGATGTAGTGAGCACACGACTCTACAACCAGCCGGTGGATCATTTGGGcaag GGGCAGCTTTATAAAGGATTCGCTGACTGCTTTTCTAAGACGCTGAGGAAGGAGGGCTTGATGGGACTCTACAAAGGCTTGGGAGCCTCTTATTTCCGGCTTGGTCCACACACCattctgtctttgttcttctgGGATGAGCTGCGCAAACTGTACCAGGAGTTCAGATAA
- the LOC139295479 gene encoding transmembrane 4 L6 family member 1-like, producing the protein MCAGKCSRCIAFTLYPLVLISIICNIVLFFPGSDIKYAKEGHITEEVKYMGGLIGGGLMVLIPALYISLTGEQGCCGNRCGMFLSIVFAAMGVTGGLYSFIVAVLGLGNGPLYRDGGEWTTPFKKCNSTYLTDFKSWGDCTEPKNVVQFNIGLFITLTAASCLQLCAIQMINGLFGCLCGTCNDKEVKRTIQGELKVKIREAKERYRRKLEWKLQQNNIREVWSGMRTITGYRPTNNREAECSVDRANELNLFFNRFDTVVRLDAFNTICPALPGEKLTEMQVDAPLVSWIVNYLTAIVGCICKGDEEEYRAAVDYFVA; encoded by the exons ATGTGTGCTGGAAAGTGTTCCCGTTGCATTGCTTTTACTCTGTACCCATTAGTGCTCATATCCATCATCTGTAATATAGTGTTGTTCTTTCCTGGCAGTGACATCAAGTATGCCAAAGAGGGACACATTACTGAGGAGGTGAAATACATGGGGGGCCTCATTGGAGGGGGTTTAATG GTGTTGATCCCAGCACTTTACATCAGCTTGACTGGAgaacagggctgctgtggaaaTCGCTGTGGG ATGTTCTTATCCATTGTATTTGCTGCAATGGGAGTGACTGGTGGCCTGTACAGTTTCATTGTGGCAGTGCTTGGTTTGGGTAACGGGCCCCTCTACAGAGATGGTGGGGAATGGACAACACCTTTCAAAAAATG TAATTCGACCTACCTGACCGACTTTAAGTCGTGGGGAGACTGCACAGAGCCTAAGAATGTGGTCCAGTTCAACATAGGATTGTTCATCACTCTGACGGCAGCCAGCTGCCTGCAGCTCTGTGCCATTCAGATGATCAACGGCCTGTTTGGCTGCCTGTGTGGAACCTGCAACGACAAAGAGGTAAAGAG aacgatccagggagaactgaaggtaaagatcagggaggctaaggagaggtacaggaggaagctggagtggaaactccagcagaacaacatcagagaggtctggagtggaatgaggaccatcactggTTACAGGCCAACTAACAACAGAGAAGCTGAAtgcagtgtggaccgggccaacgaactgaatctgtttttcaacagatttgacactgTGGTCAGACTCGA tgcgttcaacaccatctgTCCGGCTCTACcgggtgagaagctgacggagatgcaggtggatgcccccctcgtgtcctggattgtcaactacctgactg caatagttggatgtatctgtaagggtgatgaggaggagtacagggctgctgtggactacTTTGTCGCATag
- the LOC139295822 gene encoding mannose-P-dolichol utilization defect 1 protein-like: MASSPVKQFLVTYLMPEKCYEELCDNFHLHVPCLTFALNRTFGFWILLDTFLAQLPQLLKILWRGSAAGLSLTSVLLQLYAFSCPVVYAMANNFPLFAWGERLFTLAQTAAIVFLILHYRGDTLKGVLFLLAYSGVIFLLGFYAAAAVISAMQASSLAALIASKGLQAGTNYCNGHTGQLSTVSVVLSWAGSLGVIFVSLQETGSSFATLSHTLSACLSCVLLTQVLCYRGSTTTKKKSE; encoded by the exons ATGGCCTCGTCTCCCGTCAAGCAGTTCCTGGTTACCTATTTAATGCCAGAAAAATGTTACGAGGAGCTTTGCGACAACTTTCACTTGCACG TGCCTTGCCTGACGTTTGCACTGAACAGAACCTTCGGATTTTGGATCTTACTGGACACTTTCCTGG CACAGCTACCTCAGCTGCTGAAGATACTGTGGAGAGGAAGTGCAGCGGGCCTGAGTCTGACCTCcgtcctgctgcagctttatgCCTTCTCATGTCCTGTTGTGTACGCCATGGCCAACAACTTCCCACTCTT TGCCTGGGGTGAGAGGCTCTTCACATTGGCCCAGACAGCAGCGATTGTCTTCCTCATCCTGCATTATCGTGGTGATACCCTCAAAG GAGTGCTGTTCCTCTTGGCTTACAGTGGTGTGATTTTCCTTCTGGGCTTCTacgcagctgcagcagtcatCTCAGCGATGCAGGCCTCTAGTTTGGCAGCTTTAATTGCAAGCAAG GGTCTGCAGGCTGGAACTAACTACTGTAATGGACACACAGGCCAACTGTCCACTGTGTCCGTGGTACTATCGTGGGCAGGGTCTCTGGGTGTTATCTTTGTGTCTCTACAG GAGACGGGAAGCTCATTTGctacactgtcacacacactgtcagccTGCCTCAGCTGTGTCCTCCTGACCCAGGTCCTCTGCTACAGGGGCAGCACCACCACTAAAAAGAAGAGTGAGTAG
- the grk1b gene encoding rhodopsin kinase GRK1b produces MDIGGLETVVANSAYVSARGSVDGAAAASMRDKKMRARLKLPHIRDCEHMKASVDTTFDSMCVKQPIGKRLFQQFLENDATHRNAGDLWKDIEDYTICQEKDRVQKAQKIVNKYYESASKNFCSFLEEKAVTRVKEDFKNVRGDLFKESQQQLLKHLEKKAIDGFKNSMYFLRFVQVKWLESQPIDEEWFMDFRVLGKGGFGEVFACQAKATGKMYANKKLEKKRLKKRKGYEGAIVEKRILAKVHSRFIVSLAYAFQTKTDLCLVMTIMNGGDLRFHMYNVDEKNPGFDEKRARFYTAQIICGLEHLHQHRIIYRDLKPENVLLDDAGHVRLSDLGLAVELPPGKDKTTGYAGTPGFMAPELLQKKEYDYTVDYFTLGVTVYEMIAAKGPFRVRGEKVENEEVARRILNDAVSYTPIFSKECKDICEGLMDKDPVKRLGFKNNDCEELKNQPFFKEINWGRLEAGMLPPPFVPDPKMVYAKDIDDVGAFSTIKGVVLDNKDTEFYDDFASGNVPIPWQEEMIETGVFGEMNIWGDNGQLPNDLNPNYVEAKGGGCVLL; encoded by the exons ATGGACATCGGTGGTTTGGAGACGGTGGTGGCAAACTCTGCCTATGTTTCAGCCCGTGGCAGCGTGGACGGCGCTGCAGCAGCCTCCATGCGTGACAAGAAGATGCGTGCCAGGCTGAAACTCCCACACATCAGAGATTGTGAACACATGAAGGCATCTGTAGACACCACCTTTGACAGCATGTGTGTCAAACAACCCATCGGCAAGCGCCTGTTCCAGCAGTTTCTGGAGAACGACgcaacacacagaaatgccGGAGATCTGTGGAAGGACATCGAAGACTACACCATATGCCAAGAGAAGGACAGAGTGCAGAAGGCCCAAAAGATCGTCAACAAATACTACGAGTCAGCTTCAAAGAATTTTTGCAGCTTCCTGGAGGAGAAGGCTGTCACTCGAGTTAAGGAAGACTTCAAGAACGTCCGAGGTGACCTGTTCAAAGagagccagcagcagctgctcaaaCACCTGGAGAAGAAGGCCATAGATGGCTTCAAGAACAGCATGTACTTCCTGCGTTTTGTTCAGGTCAAATGGCTGGAGAGCCAGCCCATTGACGAGGAGTGGTTCATGGACTTCAGGGTCCTGGGTAAAGGAGGTTTTGGGGAAGTGTTTGCTTGCCAGGCTAAGGCAACGGGAAAAATGTATGCCAACAAGAAGCTGGAGAAAAAGAGACTGAAGAAACGCAAAGGCTACGAG GGAGCAATTGTGGAGAAGCGCATCCTTGCAAAAGTTCACAGTCGCTTCATTGTGTCGCTGGCTTACGCCTTCCAGACCAAGACTGACCTCTGCCTAGTTATGACCATCATGAATGGTGGAGACCTCAG GTTTCACATGTATAATGTGGATGAAAAAAATCCAGGCTTTGATGAGAAGAGAGCACGTTTCTACACAGCTCAGATCATCTGTGGGCTGGAGCACCTTCACCAGCACAGGATCATCTACAGAGACCTGAAACCAGAGAACGTACTGCTGGATGATGCAG GACACGTCCGCCTGTCAGATTTGGGTCTGGCTGTTGAACTTCCaccaggaaaagacaaaactaCCGGATATGCAGGAACTCCAG GTTTTATGGCTCCAGAGCTGCTCCAGAAGAAGGAGTACGACTACACAGTAGACTACTTTACTCTGGGAGTCACTGTGTATGAGATGATTGCTGCCAAAGGGCCCTTTAGAGTACGAGGAGAGAAG GTTGAGAATGAGGAGGTAGCTCGCAGAATCTTGAATGATGCCGTTTCATATACACCGATTTTCAGCAAAGAGTGCAAGGATATTTGTGAAGGCCTGATGGACAAGGACCCGGTGAAACGCCTCGGGTTCAAAAATAATGACTGCGAGGAGCTCAAGAATCAACCCTTCTTCAAAGAGATTAACTGGGGCCGTCTGGAAGCAG GTATGCTACCTCCACCGTTTGTCCCTGATCCTAAGATGGTCTATGCCAAAGATATTGACGACGTGGGCGCCTTCAGCACAATCAAAGGTGTGGTCCTGGATAACAAGGACACCGAGTTCTACGATGACTTTGCTTCTGGCAACGTCCCAATCCCCTGGCAGGAGGAGATGATCGAGACGGGCGTGTTCGGAGAGATGAATATCTGGGGAGACAATGGCCAGCTGCCCAATGACCTCAACCCAAACTACGTGGAAGCCAAAGGTGGAGGATGTGTGCTCCTCTGA
- the slc25a35 gene encoding solute carrier family 25 member 35 isoform X2: MDFVLSGAAACGACLFTNPLEVVKTRMQLQGELQSRGSYQVYYRNVFHAFYTIGKVDGLAGLQKGLAPGLVYQFFMNGVRLGSYAIIESSGYIHTNGRVSAVKTTLAGAVAGVVGAVMGSPVYLVKTHLQSQSTSSIAVGHQYKHQGMIQALAAIYRQHGIVGLWRGSSAAVPRVSVGSAAQLSTFSSSKELVIDLQVFSKDSWLVALSAGMISSVVVVMAMTPFDVVSTRLYNQPVDHLGKGQLYKGFADCFSKTLRKEGLMGLYKGLGASYFRLGPHTILSLFFWDELRKLYQEFR, translated from the exons ATGGATTTCGTGCTGAGCGGAGCGGCGGCGTGCGGAGCGTGTCTGTTCACCAACCCGCTGGAGGTCGTCAAAACGCGAATGCAACTCCAGGGAGAGCTCCAGAGCCGGGGCTCTTACCAGGTTTATTACCGCAACGTGTTCCACGCGTTTTACACCATCGGTAAAGTGGACGGACTGGCCGGCTTACAGAAAGGACTGGCCCCAGGGCTGGTTTATCAGTTTTTTATGAATGGAGTCCGGCTCGGCTCGTACGCCATCATCGAGTCCTCCGGTTACATCCACACTAACGGAAGGGTCAGCGCGGTGAAAACCACGCTAGCAGGGGCTGTGGCTGGAGTGGTGGGAGCCGTGATGGGCAGTCCCGTGTACTTG GTAAAGACTCATCTGCAGAGTCAGTCTACCTCATCTATTGCAGTTGGACATCAGTACAAACACCAG GGGATGATCCAGGCACTGGCAGCTATCTACAGGCAGCATGGCATTGTGGGACTGTGGAGGGGCTCCAGTGCTGCTGTACCCAGGGTCAGCGTGGGGTCAGCTGCTCAactctccaccttctcctcctccaaggAGCTTGTGATTGACCTACAG GTGTTCTCAAAGGACAGCTGGTTGGTGGCCCTGAGTGCCGGCATGATCAGCAgcgtggtggtggtgatggctATGACACCTTTTGATGTAGTGAGCACACGACTCTACAACCAGCCGGTGGATCATTTGGGcaag GGGCAGCTTTATAAAGGATTCGCTGACTGCTTTTCTAAGACGCTGAGGAAGGAGGGCTTGATGGGACTCTACAAAGGCTTGGGAGCCTCTTATTTCCGGCTTGGTCCACACACCattctgtctttgttcttctgGGATGAGCTGCGCAAACTGTACCAGGAGTTCAGATAA
- the slc25a15b gene encoding solute carrier family 25 member 15b, with product MAPHPVVQAIIDLSAGAIGGAACVFSGQPLDTAKVKMQTFPTLYRGFIHCFSSTYKQVGLRGLYQGTTPALMANIAENSVLFMSYGFCQQVIRFTAGLHSEAVLSDVQKACAGSVASIFSSLVLCPTELVKCRLQAMYEMEASGKIAKSQNTVWSVVKSIMRNEGPQGFFQGLTTTIAREVPGYFCFFGAYELSRTTFADYMKCDKDDIGVAPIMFSGGFGGACLWLVVYPMDCVKSRIQVMSMTGKQAGFFKTFMTIARTEGMRALYSGLTPTMVRTFPANGALFLGYEASRKLMMKQFDN from the exons ATGGCCCCACACCCGGTGGTCCAGGCCATCATTGACCTCTCTGCAGGAGCCATAG GGGGAGCTGCATGTGTCTTCAGTGGGCAGCCTCTGGACACAGCAAAGGTCAAGATGCAGACCTTTCCCACGCTGTACAGGGGTTTCATCCACTGCTTCTCGTCCACCTACAAACAAGTGGGTCTGCGAGGTCTCTACCAGGGCACCACACCGGCGCTGATGGCCAATATTGCCGAGAACTCTGTGCTCTTCATGAGCTACGGCTTCTGCCAGCAGGTCATCCGCTTCACGGCTGGActgcacagtgaagctgtgCTGAG TGATGTGCAGAAAGCCTGCGCTGGCTCAGTAGCATCCATCTTCTCCTCGCTCGTGCTCTGCCCCACTGAGCTCGTCAAGTGTCGGCTGCAAGCCATGTATGAAATGGAGGCATCAGGCAAGATTGCTAAGAGCCAGAA CACAGTGTGGTCGGTGGTGAAATCCATTATGAGGAACGAGGGACCGCAGGGCTTCTTCCAGGGCCTGACCACCACCATAGCCAGAGAGGTCCCTGGTTACTTCTGCTTCTTCGGCGCCTATGAGCTCTCCCGCACCACCTTCGCAGACTacatgaaatgtgacaaagacGACATAG GTGTGGCTCCAATCATGTTCAGCGGTGGTTTCGGGGGGGCGTGCCTGTGGCTGGTGGTCTATCCTATGGACTGTGTCAAGTCTCGGATCCAGGTCATGTCTATGACGGGCAAACAGGCAGGGTTTTTCAAAACCTTCATGACCATCGCTCGTACTGAAG GTATGAGGGCACTCTACTCGGGGCTTACCCCCACCATGGTCCGCACCTTCCCTGCCAACGGAGCACTGTTCCTGGGTTATGAGGCCAGCCGGAAGCTCATGATGAAGCAGTTTGACAACTAG